The proteins below are encoded in one region of Micromonospora pisi:
- a CDS encoding alpha/beta fold hydrolase → MPRFPSYDATELTYHVHGAGPPLVCLPGGPGRASSYLDDLGGLSAHRTLIMLDHRGTGDSELPTDPTSYRCDRLVDDVEALRTHLGLDRMSLLGHSAGGDLAQLYAARFPHRLAQLLLITPVSASTGTDRVGMDDALDSRAGEWWYQDARTAWTALVQAMIAGAGPAETAPLLLATAPFFYGRWDERARAHHEAGSWQRSYPASEGFYAGFTPDTVAVRAALGRLDVPVLVLAGAVDPISAPPAAQLIADLFPQAQLVVQDGAGHFPWLDAPATFTRLVHDFLAAPAGTAR, encoded by the coding sequence GTGCCGAGGTTTCCCTCGTACGACGCGACCGAGCTGACCTACCACGTGCACGGCGCCGGGCCACCGCTGGTCTGCCTACCGGGCGGTCCCGGACGCGCCTCGTCCTACCTGGACGACCTGGGCGGACTCTCCGCCCACCGGACACTGATCATGTTGGATCACCGGGGCACCGGCGACTCCGAGCTGCCGACAGATCCGACCAGCTACCGCTGCGACCGGTTGGTCGACGACGTCGAGGCGCTCCGTACGCACCTCGGGCTGGACCGGATGAGCCTGCTCGGCCACTCGGCCGGCGGGGACCTGGCCCAGCTCTACGCGGCCCGGTTCCCCCACCGGTTGGCCCAGCTCCTCCTGATCACCCCGGTCTCGGCGAGCACCGGGACCGACCGGGTCGGCATGGACGACGCGCTCGACTCACGGGCCGGCGAGTGGTGGTACCAGGACGCCCGCACCGCGTGGACCGCCCTGGTCCAGGCGATGATCGCTGGCGCCGGCCCGGCCGAGACCGCCCCGCTCCTGCTCGCCACCGCCCCGTTCTTCTACGGCCGCTGGGACGAACGGGCCCGCGCGCACCACGAAGCCGGCAGCTGGCAGCGCTCGTACCCGGCCTCCGAGGGGTTCTACGCCGGTTTCACCCCGGACACCGTGGCCGTACGCGCCGCGCTGGGCCGGCTCGACGTACCCGTACTGGTGCTGGCCGGTGCAGTGGACCCGATTTCCGCCCCGCCCGCCGCCCAGCTCATCGCCGACCTCTTCCCACAGGCGCAACTGGTCGTCCAGGACGGCGCCGGGCACTTCCCCTGGCTCGACGCCCCCGCCACGTTCACCCGGCTGGTGCACGACTTCCTCGCCGCACCAGCCGGCACCGCCAGGTGA
- a CDS encoding bifunctional RNase H/acid phosphatase produces the protein MEADGGARGNPGPAGFGAVVRDAGSGEVLAERSESIGVATNNVAEYRGLIAGLEAAVELGAAEIDVRMDSKLVIEQMSGRWQIKNHGLRPLAAQAAGLVRKFDAVRYQWIPREQNRHADALANAAMDLAAGKPGVAAAGAAAGSDPSARARAQEVAAQGSTTRTSWEPRPASTATRLLLVRHGETERTAERRYSGRGDVPLSERGLAQARATAVRVAGLAPSVAAVVSSPLSRCTATAEIITGVLGGKPVAVEPDLIECDFGAWEGHTFAEVQARWPGEMNAWLASPSVAPPGGESFRAVTTRVRRALAALLAAYPGETVVVVSHVSPLKILLRDALAAGDAFLHRLYLEPAGLSIVDLWPDGGVAVRTVNDTAHLSTV, from the coding sequence ATGGAGGCCGACGGCGGGGCGCGGGGCAACCCGGGTCCGGCCGGTTTCGGGGCCGTGGTCCGGGACGCCGGGTCGGGCGAGGTGCTGGCCGAGCGTTCCGAGTCGATCGGGGTCGCCACCAACAACGTGGCCGAGTACCGGGGGCTGATCGCCGGTCTGGAGGCCGCGGTCGAACTGGGCGCCGCCGAGATCGACGTACGGATGGACTCCAAGCTGGTCATCGAGCAGATGTCCGGCCGGTGGCAGATCAAGAACCACGGGCTGCGTCCGCTGGCCGCGCAGGCGGCCGGGCTGGTCCGCAAGTTCGACGCGGTGCGTTACCAGTGGATTCCGCGCGAGCAGAACCGGCACGCGGACGCGCTGGCGAACGCGGCGATGGACCTGGCGGCGGGCAAGCCCGGGGTCGCCGCCGCCGGGGCGGCGGCCGGGTCGGACCCGTCCGCCCGCGCCCGCGCGCAGGAGGTCGCCGCGCAGGGTTCGACCACCCGCACCTCCTGGGAGCCGAGGCCGGCCTCGACCGCGACCCGGCTGCTGCTGGTCCGGCACGGGGAGACCGAGCGGACCGCCGAGCGCCGCTATTCGGGCCGGGGTGACGTGCCGCTCTCCGAGCGCGGCCTGGCCCAGGCGCGGGCGACCGCGGTCCGGGTGGCCGGGCTGGCACCGTCGGTCGCGGCCGTGGTCAGCTCACCGCTGTCCCGCTGTACGGCAACCGCCGAGATCATCACGGGAGTGCTCGGCGGCAAGCCGGTCGCGGTCGAACCGGACCTGATCGAGTGCGACTTCGGCGCCTGGGAGGGACACACCTTCGCCGAGGTGCAGGCGCGCTGGCCGGGGGAGATGAACGCCTGGCTCGCCTCGCCGAGCGTCGCGCCGCCGGGCGGGGAGTCGTTCCGCGCCGTCACCACCCGGGTACGCCGGGCGCTGGCCGCGTTGCTGGCCGCGTACCCGGGGGAGACGGTGGTGGTGGTCTCGCACGTCTCCCCGCTGAAGATCCTGCTTCGGGACGCGCTCGCGGCCGGGGACGCGTTCCTGCACCGGCTCTACCTCGAACCGGCCGGTCTCTCCATCGTGGACCTCTGGCCGGACGGTGGGGTGGCGGTCCGTACGGTCAACGACACCGCCCACCTCTCCACCGTCTGA
- a CDS encoding zinc ribbon domain-containing protein translates to MKADPKAQRRLLDLQAIDTALAQLAHRRRTLPEHAELEALARQLSSLEDERVRAQVAVDDLDRDIARMEKDIDQVRSRKDRDQARLTLGSGPARELEALQHELASLNRRQSELEDTELELMEQRETAQSVLDGVEERLTATRETRAATEQRRTLALAEIAKEEEFKAGARQPLAADLPADLVNLYDKVRDVSGGLGAALFTAGRCGGCRLELYGADLARIRSAAPDEVVRCEECRRIMVRTAESGL, encoded by the coding sequence GTGAAGGCCGACCCGAAAGCCCAGCGTCGTCTGCTGGACCTGCAAGCGATCGACACCGCGTTGGCCCAGCTCGCGCATCGGCGCCGGACCCTGCCGGAGCACGCGGAACTGGAGGCGCTGGCCCGCCAGCTCTCCTCGCTGGAGGACGAGCGGGTACGCGCCCAGGTGGCCGTCGACGACCTGGACCGGGACATCGCCCGGATGGAGAAGGACATCGACCAGGTCCGGTCCCGCAAGGATCGGGACCAGGCCCGGCTGACCCTCGGCTCCGGCCCGGCCCGCGAGCTGGAGGCGTTGCAGCACGAACTCGCCTCGCTCAACCGGCGGCAGAGCGAGCTGGAGGACACCGAGCTGGAGCTGATGGAGCAGCGGGAAACCGCCCAGAGTGTGCTCGACGGGGTCGAGGAGCGGCTGACCGCGACCCGGGAGACCCGGGCGGCGACCGAGCAGCGGCGTACCCTCGCGCTCGCCGAGATCGCCAAGGAGGAGGAGTTCAAGGCCGGCGCCCGGCAGCCGCTCGCGGCGGACCTCCCGGCGGACCTAGTCAACCTCTACGACAAGGTCCGGGACGTCTCCGGTGGGCTCGGCGCGGCGCTCTTCACCGCCGGGCGGTGTGGTGGCTGCCGGTTGGAGCTGTACGGCGCCGACCTGGCCCGGATCAGGTCGGCGGCCCCGGACGAGGTCGTCCGCTGCGAGGAGTGCCGCCGGATCATGGTCCGAACCGCCGAGTCGGGGCTGTGA
- a CDS encoding Nif3-like dinuclear metal center hexameric protein, with protein MVAALDRRYPPAWAESWDRVGLVLGELATPVRRVACVVDCVPETVAEALDRGADLIIAHHPLLLRGVSSVAPTTYKGRIVHQLIKSDVALYVAHTNADVANPGVSDALAARIGLVDPRPLRPAAPGSPAAGQGRGIGRIGRLARPLTLTELTRYVAAALPATAWGVRAAGDPERMIHTVAVSGGAGDRYLDDARAAGVDAFLTADLRHHPASEYLAEGGPALLDAAHWATERPWLDELATHLRDQLDLDVYVSDLDTDPWTVRAGSPSTVTPVPQPVAAASDVHAASPVDKEHRL; from the coding sequence GTGGTGGCCGCGCTGGACCGTCGTTACCCGCCGGCCTGGGCCGAGTCGTGGGACCGGGTCGGACTGGTGCTCGGCGAGCTGGCGACGCCGGTCCGTCGGGTCGCCTGCGTGGTCGACTGCGTACCGGAGACCGTCGCCGAGGCCCTCGACCGGGGGGCGGATCTGATCATCGCCCACCATCCGCTGCTGTTGCGTGGGGTCTCGTCGGTCGCGCCGACCACGTACAAGGGTCGGATCGTCCATCAGCTGATCAAGTCCGACGTCGCGCTCTACGTGGCGCACACCAACGCGGACGTGGCCAATCCGGGCGTTTCCGACGCGCTCGCCGCCCGGATCGGGCTGGTCGACCCGCGCCCGCTGCGTCCCGCCGCCCCCGGCAGCCCGGCGGCGGGTCAGGGCCGGGGGATCGGGCGGATCGGCCGGCTGGCCCGGCCGCTGACCCTCACCGAGCTGACCCGGTACGTCGCCGCCGCGCTCCCCGCCACCGCCTGGGGCGTACGCGCCGCCGGTGACCCGGAGCGCATGATCCACACGGTCGCGGTCAGCGGTGGCGCGGGGGACAGGTACCTCGACGACGCCCGTGCCGCCGGGGTGGACGCCTTCCTCACCGCGGACCTGCGGCACCACCCGGCGAGCGAGTATCTTGCCGAGGGCGGCCCGGCGCTGCTGGACGCCGCCCACTGGGCCACCGAGCGGCCCTGGCTCGACGAGCTCGCCACCCACCTGCGGGATCAGCTCGACCTCGACGTCTACGTGTCCGACCTGGACACCGACCCGTGGACGGTCCGGGCCGGATCGCCGTCGACCGTCACCCCCGTACCTCAGCCTGTGGCCGCCGCATCTGACGTGCACGCCGCATCCCCCGTGGACAAGGAGCACCGCCTGTGA
- a CDS encoding flavoprotein → MTGNRQRVLYVITCGSPLARNVDQLVAHAQRDGWTVCVISTPDGRKFIDVTALEEQTGYPVRSAYKQPGDPDLLPPADALIVAPATVNTVNKWAVGITDSLALGLLIEAQGLGLPIVAMPFTNAAMATHPAFRASLERLRSWDVTVLFGDEVLPPFPPGSGARYLDQYPWHLGLEAVRTRCAVNGRPG, encoded by the coding sequence ATGACCGGGAACCGACAACGAGTCCTGTACGTGATCACCTGTGGTTCCCCGCTGGCTCGCAACGTCGACCAGTTGGTGGCCCACGCCCAGCGCGACGGCTGGACGGTCTGCGTGATCAGTACGCCGGACGGGCGGAAGTTCATCGACGTCACGGCTCTGGAGGAACAGACCGGTTATCCGGTCCGCAGCGCGTACAAGCAACCGGGCGATCCGGACCTGCTGCCGCCGGCCGACGCGCTGATCGTCGCCCCGGCGACGGTGAACACGGTCAACAAGTGGGCGGTCGGCATCACCGACAGCCTGGCCCTCGGGTTGTTGATCGAGGCGCAGGGGCTGGGGTTGCCGATCGTGGCGATGCCCTTCACCAACGCCGCCATGGCCACCCACCCGGCCTTCCGGGCCAGCCTGGAGCGGCTGCGGAGCTGGGACGTCACGGTGCTCTTCGGTGACGAGGTGCTGCCGCCCTTCCCACCCGGCAGCGGCGCCCGCTACCTCGACCAGTACCCGTGGCACCTGGGGCTGGAGGCGGTACGGACCAGATGCGCGGTCAACGGCCGACCCGGCTGA
- a CDS encoding helix-turn-helix domain-containing protein has translation MDELPIGRRVAYWRGRRKLSQQVFADRLGKSKSWVDKVERGVRRLDKFSVLYEIADVLTIDVQLLLGKDPERRTDALNCIDEVEVEEIRAALERYVSMSKYFHAPVVPPPLPEFRKAVSHAWLTYQYARYGVLTRALPKLLRDAQAADAYYTGDDGQLAASLLGQVYQIASSALRKLGEHELAWLAADRSMAVSVRADDHLLAGVATYRVGNALLALGRARSALEVNVNIANRLAPGGTNGADPDRLSVYGMLLLQGAMAAARLGDSATVKDLIRGAEEAANALGSDQNYYWTSFGPTNLELHRAAAAVELGEGRQAVETHEQRIDKRRFAALLPERRAHHLLDIARGFAQIGDVHSAGEMLVDGDRLAPSEIRCRPIAHEVMSDILRRTRGAPPAPIAELAEHMGVGI, from the coding sequence GTGGACGAGCTGCCCATCGGGCGTCGCGTCGCATATTGGCGTGGGCGGCGGAAGCTGTCCCAGCAGGTCTTCGCGGACCGGCTCGGCAAGTCGAAGAGCTGGGTCGACAAGGTCGAGCGGGGCGTACGCCGGCTGGACAAGTTCTCCGTGCTCTACGAGATCGCCGACGTGCTCACGATCGACGTACAGCTCCTGCTCGGCAAGGACCCGGAACGGCGTACCGATGCCCTCAACTGCATCGACGAGGTCGAGGTCGAGGAGATCCGGGCCGCCCTGGAGCGGTACGTCTCGATGAGCAAGTACTTCCACGCGCCGGTGGTGCCACCGCCACTGCCCGAGTTCCGCAAGGCGGTCAGCCACGCCTGGCTGACCTACCAGTACGCGCGCTACGGGGTGCTGACCCGAGCGCTGCCGAAGCTGCTGCGCGACGCCCAGGCGGCGGACGCCTACTACACCGGCGACGACGGACAACTCGCCGCGAGCCTGCTCGGGCAGGTCTACCAGATCGCCTCCTCGGCCCTGCGCAAGCTGGGCGAGCACGAGCTGGCCTGGCTCGCCGCCGACCGCTCCATGGCGGTCTCCGTACGCGCCGACGACCACCTGCTGGCCGGGGTGGCGACGTACCGGGTGGGCAACGCCCTGCTCGCGCTCGGCCGGGCCCGGTCCGCGCTGGAGGTGAACGTCAACATCGCCAACCGGCTCGCCCCCGGCGGCACGAACGGGGCGGACCCGGACCGGCTCTCGGTCTACGGGATGCTGCTGCTCCAGGGCGCCATGGCCGCCGCCCGGTTGGGTGACAGCGCGACCGTCAAGGACCTGATCCGGGGTGCGGAGGAGGCGGCGAACGCGCTCGGCTCGGACCAGAACTACTACTGGACCAGCTTCGGCCCCACCAACCTGGAACTGCACCGGGCGGCGGCCGCGGTCGAACTGGGCGAGGGACGGCAGGCGGTCGAGACCCACGAGCAGCGGATCGACAAGCGCAGGTTCGCCGCCCTGCTGCCCGAGCGTCGGGCCCACCACCTGCTCGACATCGCCCGGGGCTTCGCCCAGATCGGGGACGTGCACAGCGCCGGGGAGATGCTGGTCGACGGTGACCGGCTGGCGCCCTCGGAGATCCGTTGCCGGCCGATCGCGCACGAGGTGATGTCCGACATCCTCCGTCGCACACGGGGTGCGCCGCCCGCGCCGATTGCGGAGTTGGCTGAGCACATGGGAGTTGGCATATGA
- a CDS encoding bifunctional DNA primase/polymerase, which yields MWGTTRPPITRLTTLERVRLRRVAVRYAMHGWEVTPGAFLARHRFVCGRAGCPTTGCHPALEEWEGAASSDPARVAAWWRVRPHAVLLATGYTFDVLEVPAYLGQHVLEATRPHPGVTIPGHDQVRGPVALTPGGRWMFLVRPGDPLRPELDQCLYVVRHGPGSWIPAPPTRLPEGSVRWVVPPEEARWQLPESYAVQELLVDALQAHNPVLPVALLPGRLPAPRRGY from the coding sequence ATGTGGGGGACTACCCGACCGCCTATCACCCGTCTGACGACGCTCGAACGGGTACGCCTGCGGCGCGTGGCCGTCCGCTACGCCATGCATGGCTGGGAGGTCACTCCCGGAGCGTTCCTGGCCCGGCACCGGTTCGTCTGTGGCCGCGCCGGCTGCCCCACCACCGGCTGCCACCCGGCACTGGAGGAGTGGGAGGGAGCGGCCAGCTCCGATCCCGCCCGGGTCGCCGCCTGGTGGCGGGTACGGCCGCACGCCGTCCTGCTCGCCACCGGTTACACCTTCGACGTGCTGGAGGTGCCGGCCTACCTCGGCCAGCACGTGCTGGAGGCGACCCGCCCACACCCCGGCGTGACCATTCCCGGACACGACCAGGTACGCGGACCGGTCGCGCTCACCCCCGGCGGCCGGTGGATGTTCCTGGTCCGCCCCGGCGACCCGCTCCGCCCCGAACTGGACCAGTGCCTCTACGTCGTCCGGCACGGTCCGGGCTCGTGGATCCCCGCCCCGCCGACCCGGCTGCCCGAGGGCAGCGTGCGCTGGGTCGTGCCACCGGAGGAGGCCCGCTGGCAACTGCCGGAGTCGTACGCCGTGCAGGAACTGCTGGTGGACGCCCTCCAGGCACACAACCCCGTGCTCCCGGTCGCGCTCCTCCCCGGCCGCCTGCCCGCCCCCCGGCGCGGCTACTGA
- a CDS encoding FAD:protein FMN transferase, with amino-acid sequence MGTAISLDLADDLPPGRLDELAGQVFDWLREVDRRFSTYQPDSEVSRFDRGEVLLSQASTDLRATLERCADLWGETDGFFDAYATGRLDPSGYVKGWSAQVASDRLVAAGAPNHCVNAGGDVRVRGRSHTGEPWRVGIQDPWDPSRVSLVVHGTDLAVATSGGYERGHHVVDPRRGTPARGLRSVTVVGTDLGSADAYATAALAMGHAGVGWLGRLAGHEWAVVTDDGRTPRSDRLPFAD; translated from the coding sequence ATGGGTACGGCGATCAGCCTCGACCTCGCCGACGACCTGCCCCCGGGTCGCCTCGACGAGCTGGCAGGGCAGGTCTTCGACTGGTTGCGTGAGGTGGACCGGCGGTTCAGCACGTACCAGCCGGACAGTGAGGTGAGCCGGTTCGACCGGGGGGAGGTGCTGCTCTCCCAGGCGTCGACCGACCTGCGGGCGACCCTGGAGCGCTGTGCCGACCTGTGGGGCGAGACCGACGGCTTCTTCGACGCGTACGCCACCGGCCGGCTCGACCCGTCCGGCTACGTGAAGGGCTGGTCGGCGCAGGTCGCCTCGGACCGGTTGGTGGCGGCGGGGGCACCGAACCACTGTGTGAACGCCGGTGGCGACGTACGGGTCCGGGGTCGTTCGCACACCGGCGAGCCGTGGCGGGTCGGCATCCAGGACCCGTGGGACCCGAGCCGGGTGTCGTTGGTGGTGCACGGCACCGACCTGGCGGTCGCCACCTCCGGCGGGTACGAGCGCGGTCACCACGTGGTCGACCCGCGCCGGGGTACGCCGGCCCGTGGGCTGCGGTCGGTGACCGTGGTCGGCACCGACCTCGGTTCTGCGGACGCGTACGCCACCGCGGCGCTGGCGATGGGGCATGCCGGGGTCGGTTGGCTCGGCCGGCTCGCCGGTCACGAGTGGGCCGTGGTCACCGACGACGGGCGCACGCCGCGTTCCGACCGCCTGCCGTTCGCGGACTGA
- a CDS encoding FMN-binding protein: MRRAILGITGLAASTTLLVVLKGGPATTATAQDVPVGTAGASTDPSAGAPPEPTPDPATPTGSAAVPGRSGTPSASPGRSRTPSGKPSTKPPGGTTTSKAPPPASGPRKIDGSVTPAADFGLVQVQITVSGDRVTNVVALELPRETATSDGKSDQVDRAYSGTGGAAVTAANQGRTPDTVSGATATSSAYKRSLQAALDRM, translated from the coding sequence TTGCGTCGCGCCATTCTCGGCATCACCGGTCTCGCCGCCAGCACCACGCTGCTGGTGGTGCTCAAGGGTGGGCCGGCGACCACCGCGACCGCCCAGGACGTGCCGGTCGGTACGGCCGGCGCGTCGACCGACCCGAGTGCCGGTGCCCCGCCGGAGCCGACCCCGGACCCGGCGACGCCGACCGGTTCGGCGGCCGTACCGGGCCGGTCGGGCACGCCGAGCGCGTCACCCGGCAGGTCAAGGACGCCGAGCGGCAAGCCGAGCACCAAGCCGCCCGGCGGCACGACCACGAGCAAGGCCCCGCCGCCGGCGAGCGGGCCGCGCAAGATCGACGGGTCGGTGACCCCGGCGGCCGACTTCGGCCTGGTCCAGGTGCAGATCACCGTCTCCGGTGACCGGGTCACCAACGTTGTCGCGCTGGAGCTGCCGCGCGAGACGGCCACCTCCGACGGCAAGAGCGACCAGGTGGACCGGGCCTACAGCGGCACCGGCGGGGCGGCGGTCACGGCGGCGAACCAGGGCCGGACGCCGGACACGGTCAGCGGGGCCACCGCGACCAGCAGCGCGTACAAGCGGTCGTTGCAGGCCGCGCTGGACAGGATGTGA
- a CDS encoding ferredoxin reductase family protein — protein MTTWSTSTGHRSGSDSRDGGQQASAYERSYRTDDSAVRRYQVGGSTAERYRTEDPGQRRHPLDDSAQRAARPGTVTRPRSESPAATSPEVPARRGPVGRWLVVLLLWVGLLAAVLPWWLDTAPGSLNSQFASLTAAGRISGLIAGYLLLVQVLLMSRLRMLERWIGTEQLSRWHRDVGGTLFVAVLAHVALTVAGYAAVERKSFLGEATTLLRDYEDMVSAFAAAGLVLLLGFTGVRFIRNALPYEFWHLLHLSSYAVLLLSFGHQFTYGQQLFRPGPVRTGWIAMYALVVVAVLWGRLLSPLVFNLRYRIRVADVVAESPDTISIYLTGRNLDRLNVLAGQFLRWRFLSAGRWWQSHPFSLSAARNGRWLRLTVKVVGGHTAELRRLRPGTRVWTSGPCGTFTAAHRVGEGALLIAGGSGIAPIRALLEELPPGAALVYRASTPDDVLLRRELDWLAQARETEVWYVIGSRDDPGPQQILTPRGLRRLVPDLTERDVYLCGPQGLIRESVRALRKAGVPRRQIHQATFEL, from the coding sequence GTGACGACCTGGTCTACCTCGACTGGCCACCGTTCCGGGAGTGACTCCCGCGACGGTGGCCAGCAGGCTTCCGCCTACGAGCGGAGCTACCGCACGGACGACTCCGCCGTGCGGCGCTACCAGGTGGGTGGTTCCACCGCCGAGCGTTACCGCACGGAGGACCCCGGGCAGCGGCGTCATCCGCTCGACGACTCCGCGCAACGGGCGGCCCGGCCCGGGACGGTGACCCGGCCCCGGTCCGAGAGTCCGGCGGCGACGTCGCCCGAGGTGCCGGCACGGCGCGGGCCGGTGGGACGGTGGCTGGTCGTCCTCCTGCTCTGGGTGGGGTTGCTGGCCGCCGTGCTGCCCTGGTGGCTGGATACCGCGCCCGGCTCGCTGAACAGCCAGTTCGCCAGCCTCACCGCCGCCGGCCGGATCAGTGGCCTGATCGCCGGCTACCTGCTGCTGGTCCAGGTGCTGCTGATGAGCCGGCTGCGGATGTTGGAGCGGTGGATCGGCACCGAGCAGCTCAGCCGCTGGCACCGGGACGTCGGCGGCACCCTGTTCGTGGCCGTGCTCGCGCACGTGGCGCTGACCGTCGCCGGATACGCCGCCGTGGAGCGGAAGTCCTTCCTCGGCGAGGCGACCACGTTGCTGCGCGACTACGAGGACATGGTGAGCGCGTTCGCCGCCGCCGGCCTCGTTCTCCTGCTCGGCTTCACCGGTGTCCGGTTCATCCGCAACGCCCTGCCCTACGAGTTCTGGCATCTCCTGCATCTGAGCAGTTATGCGGTGCTGCTGCTCAGCTTCGGCCACCAGTTCACGTACGGCCAGCAGCTGTTCCGGCCGGGTCCGGTGCGGACCGGCTGGATCGCCATGTACGCCCTCGTCGTCGTGGCCGTGCTCTGGGGACGGCTGCTCTCGCCGCTGGTGTTCAACCTGCGCTACCGGATCCGGGTCGCGGACGTGGTGGCGGAGAGCCCGGACACCATCTCGATCTACCTGACCGGCCGGAACCTCGACCGGCTGAACGTGCTCGCCGGGCAGTTCCTCCGGTGGCGGTTCCTTTCCGCCGGGCGCTGGTGGCAGTCGCACCCGTTCTCGCTCTCGGCCGCGCGTAACGGTCGGTGGCTGCGGCTGACCGTGAAGGTGGTCGGCGGGCACACCGCCGAGCTGCGCCGGCTCCGGCCGGGCACCCGGGTCTGGACCTCCGGTCCCTGCGGTACGTTCACCGCCGCGCACCGGGTCGGTGAGGGGGCACTGCTGATCGCCGGGGGGAGTGGGATCGCGCCGATCCGGGCCCTGCTGGAGGAGTTGCCGCCCGGTGCGGCGCTGGTCTACCGCGCCAGCACCCCGGACGACGTGCTGCTCCGCCGGGAGCTGGACTGGCTGGCGCAGGCCCGGGAGACGGAGGTGTGGTACGTCATCGGCTCCCGTGACGACCCCGGCCCGCAGCAGATCCTCACCCCGCGTGGGCTGCGCCGGCTGGTCCCCGACCTGACCGAGCGGGACGTCTACCTCTGCGGCCCGCAGGGTCTGATCCGCGAGTCGGTACGGGCACTGCGCAAGGCCGGGGTGCCGCGCCGGCAGATCCACCAGGCCACGTTCGAGCTGTAG
- a CDS encoding DUF1501 domain-containing protein, whose product MEKTVHSYPLHPDCPDLRRLAPNRTEAVLRAEYAAVTAENAAVRGDFLDLSEVEEAQQDGRGVTRRTFVAGAAATVTALATTQFVSTQASFAATPGGTLIHVFLYGGLDGLSLIAPENDPVLSKARPDLLLGNDSIALDRGFKLTSAFAPLQRFLDAGQLGFVPAASDPRVSRSHFQAADACNLGGLPNETGGRGWLDTLVDALGPGTAFRSVGVGSTLPRSLVGNNGALSLNNVGSLGFNGDGKYKDATAKAIQGLFTGINHPVEESVIAGLGALKTAQQLAAKPYQPAAGVEYSGIGNSFRTLAQLIKGGANVRVATIGMGGYDTHENQGTAKGGQLHNRLNELASGMAAFFNDLGPTLAADVTVMVSSEFGRRVASNNNGTDHGHGGVVTLLSGKKLAGSLLGTWNGLEKLDSGDVPEYNNMFNVYGSVAKGRFDLTDAEVKKMFPRQTITPVKLYA is encoded by the coding sequence GTGGAGAAGACTGTGCACTCGTACCCCCTGCACCCCGACTGCCCCGACCTGCGGCGTCTCGCCCCGAACCGGACCGAGGCCGTGCTGCGCGCGGAGTACGCCGCGGTGACGGCCGAGAACGCCGCCGTACGCGGGGACTTCCTCGACCTGTCCGAAGTGGAGGAGGCCCAGCAGGACGGGCGGGGCGTCACCCGCCGTACGTTCGTCGCCGGTGCCGCCGCCACCGTGACCGCCCTGGCCACCACCCAGTTCGTCTCCACCCAGGCGTCCTTCGCCGCCACTCCCGGCGGCACGCTGATCCACGTCTTCCTCTACGGCGGGCTGGACGGGCTGAGCCTGATCGCCCCGGAGAACGACCCGGTGCTCAGCAAGGCCCGGCCGGACCTGCTGCTCGGCAACGACTCGATCGCCCTCGACCGGGGCTTCAAGCTGACCAGCGCGTTCGCCCCGTTGCAGAGGTTCCTCGACGCCGGCCAGCTCGGTTTCGTCCCGGCCGCCTCCGACCCGCGCGTCTCCCGCAGCCACTTCCAGGCCGCGGACGCCTGCAACCTCGGCGGGCTGCCGAACGAGACCGGCGGCCGGGGTTGGCTGGACACCCTGGTCGACGCGCTCGGCCCGGGCACCGCGTTCCGCAGCGTCGGGGTCGGCAGCACACTGCCCCGGTCGCTGGTCGGCAACAACGGCGCGCTCTCGCTGAACAACGTCGGCTCGCTCGGCTTCAACGGCGACGGCAAGTACAAGGACGCCACCGCCAAGGCCATCCAGGGCCTCTTCACCGGGATCAACCACCCGGTCGAGGAGTCGGTGATCGCCGGCCTGGGTGCGCTCAAGACCGCGCAGCAGCTCGCCGCGAAGCCGTACCAGCCGGCCGCCGGGGTCGAGTACAGCGGGATCGGCAACTCCTTCCGGACCCTCGCCCAGCTCATCAAGGGCGGCGCCAACGTACGGGTGGCGACGATCGGCATGGGCGGCTACGACACCCACGAGAACCAGGGCACGGCGAAGGGCGGACAGCTGCACAACCGGCTGAACGAGCTGGCCAGCGGCATGGCGGCGTTCTTCAACGACCTCGGCCCGACCCTCGCCGCGGACGTCACCGTCATGGTGAGCAGCGAGTTCGGCCGTCGGGTCGCCTCCAACAACAACGGCACCGACCACGGCCACGGCGGCGTGGTCACCCTGCTCTCCGGTAAGAAGCTCGCCGGCTCGCTGCTCGGCACCTGGAACGGGCTGGAGAAGCTCGACAGCGGTGACGTACCGGAGTACAACAACATGTTCAACGTGTACGGCTCGGTGGCGAAGGGCCGATTCGACCTGACCGACGCCGAGGTGAAGAAGATGTTCCCCCGCCAGACCATCACCCCGGTCAAGCTGTACGCGTGA